A stretch of the Synechococcales cyanobacterium T60_A2020_003 genome encodes the following:
- a CDS encoding dipeptide epimerase, with the protein MQLHIHRFTVHKRVPLTISRGTYAESENIWVRVLEDGIEGWGEGTAFSTGHRAQTIEDLTQALDHLAPLLAPVSPLDRQQIDALIQKVALPSAAQAALDMALHDWVGKRAGLPLWQLWGGDRQQIVPTSVTIGISTPEAAQHRLRLWRDVFEPQAVKIKLGSPAGIEADQAMFLAVRQDTPTQVKVSVDANGGWSVEDAIRMSHWLAEQGVTYLEQPLAAGHEEGLRSLYHQSPLPIFVDESCYTSRDVAQLSDRVHGINIKLMKAGGLSEALRMVHAAQAWGLQIMFGCYSDTSLSNTAAAHLAPFAHHLDLDSHLNLTNDPFQGATLHNGRLIPNEQPGLGVNRASNP; encoded by the coding sequence ATGCAACTCCACATTCATCGTTTTACGGTTCATAAGCGTGTGCCCTTAACCATCAGTCGCGGCACCTATGCAGAGTCTGAAAATATTTGGGTGCGGGTCTTAGAGGATGGGATTGAAGGCTGGGGTGAGGGGACGGCCTTTTCCACCGGGCACCGCGCACAAACCATTGAGGATTTGACCCAAGCCCTCGACCACCTCGCCCCGCTCCTAGCGCCCGTGTCGCCCCTAGATCGTCAGCAGATTGATGCGCTGATCCAGAAAGTGGCGTTACCCTCTGCCGCGCAAGCTGCCCTAGATATGGCGCTCCACGATTGGGTGGGGAAGCGGGCAGGATTACCGCTGTGGCAGTTGTGGGGGGGCGATCGCCAGCAGATCGTACCGACCTCGGTCACCATTGGCATCAGCACACCCGAAGCTGCTCAACATCGCCTCCGCCTTTGGCGTGACGTGTTTGAACCGCAGGCCGTCAAGATTAAGCTGGGCAGTCCGGCGGGAATTGAGGCGGATCAAGCGATGTTTCTAGCCGTGCGTCAAGACACTCCGACCCAGGTCAAAGTTAGCGTGGATGCCAATGGGGGATGGAGCGTGGAGGATGCGATTCGCATGAGTCACTGGCTTGCCGAGCAGGGGGTGACCTATCTCGAACAACCGCTAGCGGCAGGGCATGAAGAGGGGTTGCGATCGCTCTACCATCAGTCGCCCCTGCCCATTTTTGTCGATGAAAGCTGTTATACCAGTCGTGATGTGGCGCAGTTGAGCGATCGCGTTCACGGCATCAATATTAAATTAATGAAGGCGGGCGGACTGTCGGAAGCCCTGCGGATGGTGCATGCGGCTCAAGCGTGGGGATTGCAGATTATGTTTGGCTGCTATTCAGACACGTCCCTATCCAATACAGCGGCGGCGCATCTGGCTCCCTTTGCCCACCATCTCGATTTAGATAGTCATCTGAACTTGACGAACGATCCGTTCCAGGGAGCAACCCTGCACAATGGACGATTAATACCCAACGAACAAC
- a CDS encoding PAM68 family protein translates to MSSEETPKKKAPEGDSAKKEAPSERIFLPFEPKRKKATQAVRKATAPTASPRSKAVSSPSSSVTSDIPEVVNRRMLKRMATFCGVPTFLGISTFFVSYFVTTRELFTLPHTAVLLVSLGFFGLGVIGLSYGALSASWDEADPGSVLGVSEFQTNLGRLRGAWQEAGDRKRQSKDK, encoded by the coding sequence ATGTCGTCAGAAGAAACGCCGAAGAAGAAGGCACCAGAGGGTGATTCCGCAAAAAAGGAAGCTCCCTCTGAGCGTATCTTTTTACCGTTTGAGCCAAAGCGCAAAAAAGCAACTCAGGCAGTCCGGAAAGCGACGGCTCCGACTGCATCCCCTCGCTCTAAGGCTGTGTCCTCCCCATCATCGTCTGTGACCTCTGATATTCCTGAGGTAGTCAATCGAAGGATGCTGAAACGCATGGCCACATTTTGTGGTGTGCCAACGTTTTTAGGCATCTCAACATTCTTTGTGAGCTACTTTGTTACCACACGTGAACTCTTTACGCTCCCCCACACGGCCGTTTTGCTGGTTAGCTTAGGCTTTTTTGGCTTAGGGGTAATTGGCTTGAGTTATGGCGCGCTGTCGGCCTCATGGGATGAGGCTGATCCGGGTAGCGTTTTGGGGGTCTCAGAGTTTCAGACGAACCTTGGCCGTCTGCGGGGCGCATGGCAAGAGGCGGGAGACCGAAAGCGACAGAGTAAGGATAAGTAA
- a CDS encoding HetZ-related protein 2 — MALAEELRETWRSRLESDCAAHSSTDRESIIAWLLGSDLERYDEMTPEQLGIARQAIDYRYRILLQRYLGAHPDQAYRKLLQRLGSLFLIRSKIRTWVSLSRDRSQTVMDVLQEVIQELMQSDTYMRQQMTWIAECTQNPRLRNILMLASVEEYCLRPIRNQPLLVYRFVNYLRRSQRGGMTQVPAGDLIRLVSEEITPDDSENPVSLLDNQAIADHQDREASEEQQLMREQVRKEFSQYLEKEVEPLAAQWLNLYLEGHSQDAIATMLDVPIKQIYRLREKVSYHAIRVFSLKTQPDMVAAWLGVSLRDHNLGLTPEQWTRFWDDLTTEQQRLLNRLKDGHTADMIAKELNLKTSYILGEWSKLYLAAQSIRSGA, encoded by the coding sequence ATGGCATTGGCTGAGGAACTGAGAGAAACCTGGCGATCGCGACTAGAGTCGGATTGTGCAGCGCACTCCAGCACCGATCGGGAAAGTATTATCGCCTGGCTGTTGGGTTCAGACCTAGAACGATACGACGAGATGACGCCAGAACAGCTTGGCATTGCCCGACAAGCCATAGATTATCGTTATCGCATCTTGCTGCAGCGCTACTTAGGAGCTCATCCCGATCAAGCCTACCGCAAGCTGCTGCAACGATTGGGTAGCCTTTTCCTGATTCGCAGCAAAATTCGCACCTGGGTATCATTATCACGCGATCGCAGCCAAACGGTCATGGACGTGCTGCAAGAGGTGATTCAAGAGCTGATGCAAAGTGATACCTATATGCGCCAGCAAATGACCTGGATCGCGGAATGCACCCAAAATCCACGCCTCCGGAATATTCTCATGCTAGCCAGCGTGGAGGAATACTGCTTGCGCCCCATTCGCAATCAGCCCTTGCTGGTTTATCGCTTTGTGAACTATCTCCGACGATCGCAGCGGGGCGGCATGACCCAGGTACCCGCTGGGGATTTAATTCGGCTCGTGTCCGAAGAAATTACGCCGGATGACTCCGAAAATCCGGTTAGCTTGCTGGATAATCAGGCGATCGCCGATCACCAAGACCGCGAAGCATCGGAAGAACAGCAGCTCATGCGGGAACAGGTACGCAAAGAGTTTTCCCAGTATCTCGAAAAGGAGGTGGAACCCCTAGCCGCCCAATGGCTAAATCTCTATCTGGAAGGGCACTCTCAAGATGCGATCGCCACGATGCTGGACGTGCCGATCAAACAAATTTATCGTCTCCGGGAGAAGGTCAGCTATCACGCCATCCGTGTATTCAGTCTTAAGACGCAGCCAGACATGGTCGCGGCTTGGCTCGGTGTTTCCCTTCGCGACCATAACCTGGGTCTCACCCCTGAGCAATGGACTAGGTTCTGGGATGATCTGACGACTGAACAGCAACGTCTGCTCAATCGTCTTAAGGACGGGCACACCGCTGACATGATTGCGAAGGAATTAAACCTTAAGACAAGCTACATCTTGGGAGAATGGAGTAAGCTTTACTTGGCAGCTCAAAGTATCCGCAGTGGAGCGTAG